The following proteins are encoded in a genomic region of Chroicocephalus ridibundus chromosome 29, bChrRid1.1, whole genome shotgun sequence:
- the LPAR2 gene encoding lysophosphatidic acid receptor 2 isoform X1, with product MLNVRVGCSGGAFRTAAMKHCFYNETVGFFYNNSRKELTTYWRTKDVLVVALGLTVSVIVLLTNLLVITAIIINRRFHYPIYYLLGNLAAADLFAGIAYMFLMFHTGPRTAELSLKTWFIRQSLLDTSLTASVVNLLAIAVERHQTVFTMQLHSKMSNQRVMILIFCIWVTALLLGLIPSYGWHCLCALEKCSSMAPLYSRSYLTFWAISNLVIFLIMVVVYTHIFIYVKRKMTRMSKHTSFHPRYKETMISLVKTVTIILSAFVICWTPGQVVLLLDGLGCKSCNVLAVEKYVLLLAEINSLINAIVYSYRDNEMRSTFRRILCFVCYRNSKYTPTVVKLNTADRRTLSQNGHFTVDSSI from the exons ATGCTGAACGTCAGGGTCGGATGCAGTGGTGGTGCTTTCAG GACAGCAGCGATGAAGCACTGTTTTTACAATGAGACCGTGGGGTTCTTCTACAACAACAGCCGCAAAGAGCTGACCACGTACTGGAGGACGAAGGATGTCCTGGTGGTTGCCCTGGGCCTGACGGTGAGCGTCATCGTGCTCCTGACCAACCTGCTGGTCATCACCGCTATCATCATCAACCGGCGTTTCCACTACCCCATCTACTACCTGCTGGGGAACTTGGCAGCGGCCGACCTCTTTGCTGGCATCGCCTACATGTTTCTCATGTTCCACACGGGGCCCAGGACAGCGGAGCTCTCCCTGAAGACCTGGTTCATCCGCCAGAGCCTGCTGGACACCAGCTTGACGGCCTCTGTGGTGAACCTGCTGGCAATCGCTGTAGAAAGGCACCAGACTGTGTTCACTATGCAGTTACACAGCAAAATGTCCAACCAACGCGTGATGAtcctcattttctgtatttgggtCAcggccctgctcctggggctcaTCCCCTCCTACGGCTGGCACTGTCTCTGCGCCCTGGAGAAGTGCTCCAGCATGGCACCGCTCTACAGCAGGAGCTACCTGACCTTCTGGGCCATCTCCAACCTGGTCATCTTCCTCATCATGGTGGTTGTCTACACGCACATCTTCATCTACGTCAAGAGGAAGATGACACGGATGTCCAAGCATACCAGCTTCCACCCCCGCTACAAGGAGACCATGATCAGCCTTGTCAAGACGGTCACTATTATCCTAA GTGCTTTTGTCATCTGCTGGACTCCAGGACAAGTCGTGCTCCTCCTGGACGGCCTGGGCTGCAAGAGCTGCAACGTTCTAGCGGTGGAGAAATACGTCCTTTTGCTGGCAGAGATCAATTCGTTGATAAACGCTATCGTCTACTCTTACAGGGACAACGAGATGCGGAGCACCTTCCGGAGGATCCTCTGCTTTGTCTGTTATAGGAATTCCAAATACACCCCCACGGTGGTGAAGTTGAACACCGCAGACCGCAGAACGCTGTCTCAGAACGGGCACTTTACCGTGGATTCCTCTATTTAG
- the LPAR2 gene encoding lysophosphatidic acid receptor 2 isoform X2 has product MTAAMKHCFYNETVGFFYNNSRKELTTYWRTKDVLVVALGLTVSVIVLLTNLLVITAIIINRRFHYPIYYLLGNLAAADLFAGIAYMFLMFHTGPRTAELSLKTWFIRQSLLDTSLTASVVNLLAIAVERHQTVFTMQLHSKMSNQRVMILIFCIWVTALLLGLIPSYGWHCLCALEKCSSMAPLYSRSYLTFWAISNLVIFLIMVVVYTHIFIYVKRKMTRMSKHTSFHPRYKETMISLVKTVTIILSAFVICWTPGQVVLLLDGLGCKSCNVLAVEKYVLLLAEINSLINAIVYSYRDNEMRSTFRRILCFVCYRNSKYTPTVVKLNTADRRTLSQNGHFTVDSSI; this is encoded by the exons AT GACAGCAGCGATGAAGCACTGTTTTTACAATGAGACCGTGGGGTTCTTCTACAACAACAGCCGCAAAGAGCTGACCACGTACTGGAGGACGAAGGATGTCCTGGTGGTTGCCCTGGGCCTGACGGTGAGCGTCATCGTGCTCCTGACCAACCTGCTGGTCATCACCGCTATCATCATCAACCGGCGTTTCCACTACCCCATCTACTACCTGCTGGGGAACTTGGCAGCGGCCGACCTCTTTGCTGGCATCGCCTACATGTTTCTCATGTTCCACACGGGGCCCAGGACAGCGGAGCTCTCCCTGAAGACCTGGTTCATCCGCCAGAGCCTGCTGGACACCAGCTTGACGGCCTCTGTGGTGAACCTGCTGGCAATCGCTGTAGAAAGGCACCAGACTGTGTTCACTATGCAGTTACACAGCAAAATGTCCAACCAACGCGTGATGAtcctcattttctgtatttgggtCAcggccctgctcctggggctcaTCCCCTCCTACGGCTGGCACTGTCTCTGCGCCCTGGAGAAGTGCTCCAGCATGGCACCGCTCTACAGCAGGAGCTACCTGACCTTCTGGGCCATCTCCAACCTGGTCATCTTCCTCATCATGGTGGTTGTCTACACGCACATCTTCATCTACGTCAAGAGGAAGATGACACGGATGTCCAAGCATACCAGCTTCCACCCCCGCTACAAGGAGACCATGATCAGCCTTGTCAAGACGGTCACTATTATCCTAA GTGCTTTTGTCATCTGCTGGACTCCAGGACAAGTCGTGCTCCTCCTGGACGGCCTGGGCTGCAAGAGCTGCAACGTTCTAGCGGTGGAGAAATACGTCCTTTTGCTGGCAGAGATCAATTCGTTGATAAACGCTATCGTCTACTCTTACAGGGACAACGAGATGCGGAGCACCTTCCGGAGGATCCTCTGCTTTGTCTGTTATAGGAATTCCAAATACACCCCCACGGTGGTGAAGTTGAACACCGCAGACCGCAGAACGCTGTCTCAGAACGGGCACTTTACCGTGGATTCCTCTATTTAG
- the LPAR2 gene encoding lysophosphatidic acid receptor 2 isoform X3, whose protein sequence is MKHCFYNETVGFFYNNSRKELTTYWRTKDVLVVALGLTVSVIVLLTNLLVITAIIINRRFHYPIYYLLGNLAAADLFAGIAYMFLMFHTGPRTAELSLKTWFIRQSLLDTSLTASVVNLLAIAVERHQTVFTMQLHSKMSNQRVMILIFCIWVTALLLGLIPSYGWHCLCALEKCSSMAPLYSRSYLTFWAISNLVIFLIMVVVYTHIFIYVKRKMTRMSKHTSFHPRYKETMISLVKTVTIILSAFVICWTPGQVVLLLDGLGCKSCNVLAVEKYVLLLAEINSLINAIVYSYRDNEMRSTFRRILCFVCYRNSKYTPTVVKLNTADRRTLSQNGHFTVDSSI, encoded by the exons ATGAAGCACTGTTTTTACAATGAGACCGTGGGGTTCTTCTACAACAACAGCCGCAAAGAGCTGACCACGTACTGGAGGACGAAGGATGTCCTGGTGGTTGCCCTGGGCCTGACGGTGAGCGTCATCGTGCTCCTGACCAACCTGCTGGTCATCACCGCTATCATCATCAACCGGCGTTTCCACTACCCCATCTACTACCTGCTGGGGAACTTGGCAGCGGCCGACCTCTTTGCTGGCATCGCCTACATGTTTCTCATGTTCCACACGGGGCCCAGGACAGCGGAGCTCTCCCTGAAGACCTGGTTCATCCGCCAGAGCCTGCTGGACACCAGCTTGACGGCCTCTGTGGTGAACCTGCTGGCAATCGCTGTAGAAAGGCACCAGACTGTGTTCACTATGCAGTTACACAGCAAAATGTCCAACCAACGCGTGATGAtcctcattttctgtatttgggtCAcggccctgctcctggggctcaTCCCCTCCTACGGCTGGCACTGTCTCTGCGCCCTGGAGAAGTGCTCCAGCATGGCACCGCTCTACAGCAGGAGCTACCTGACCTTCTGGGCCATCTCCAACCTGGTCATCTTCCTCATCATGGTGGTTGTCTACACGCACATCTTCATCTACGTCAAGAGGAAGATGACACGGATGTCCAAGCATACCAGCTTCCACCCCCGCTACAAGGAGACCATGATCAGCCTTGTCAAGACGGTCACTATTATCCTAA GTGCTTTTGTCATCTGCTGGACTCCAGGACAAGTCGTGCTCCTCCTGGACGGCCTGGGCTGCAAGAGCTGCAACGTTCTAGCGGTGGAGAAATACGTCCTTTTGCTGGCAGAGATCAATTCGTTGATAAACGCTATCGTCTACTCTTACAGGGACAACGAGATGCGGAGCACCTTCCGGAGGATCCTCTGCTTTGTCTGTTATAGGAATTCCAAATACACCCCCACGGTGGTGAAGTTGAACACCGCAGACCGCAGAACGCTGTCTCAGAACGGGCACTTTACCGTGGATTCCTCTATTTAG